The Actinocatenispora sera genome has a window encoding:
- a CDS encoding betaine/proline/choline family ABC transporter ATP-binding protein, producing the protein MHNATHGVEIQLRNLTKKYPGQSRAAVQDVTMTIPAGEIVALVGPSGCGKTTTMKLINRLIEPTSGEILIGGEDARKQPADQLRRHVGYVIQQGGLFPHMTIAENVALVPKMLKWAKPRITERVDEMLELVGLDPAQFRDRYPRQLSGGQQQRVGVARALAADPPVLLMDEPFGAVDPITRGRLQDELLHLQEELHKTIVFVTHDFDEAVKLGDRIAVLAEGSKIVQYAEPAEILARPANDFVRGFIGTGGAMKLLHVTRIADVELGAGVTAQAGDDAATVHTRLSEADEPWAVVLDANSRPVQWATVEDLAGKQGPVSDYGTPITTTISGRADLQAGLEALLGSDTDFVPVTRRRRYIGLVSLNTVQGAIQQLREQAKEHATVSAGEGGA; encoded by the coding sequence CTGCACAACGCGACGCACGGCGTCGAGATCCAGCTGCGCAACCTGACCAAGAAGTACCCGGGCCAGTCCCGCGCCGCGGTGCAGGACGTGACGATGACCATCCCGGCCGGCGAGATCGTCGCCCTGGTCGGCCCGTCCGGCTGCGGCAAGACCACCACGATGAAGCTGATCAACCGGCTGATCGAACCGACCTCCGGGGAGATCCTGATCGGCGGCGAGGACGCCCGCAAGCAGCCCGCCGACCAGCTGCGCCGGCACGTCGGGTACGTCATCCAGCAGGGTGGGCTGTTCCCGCACATGACCATCGCCGAGAACGTGGCGCTGGTACCGAAGATGCTCAAGTGGGCGAAGCCCCGCATCACCGAACGGGTCGACGAGATGCTGGAGCTGGTCGGGCTGGACCCGGCGCAGTTCCGGGACCGGTACCCCCGGCAGCTGTCCGGCGGCCAGCAGCAGCGGGTCGGCGTCGCCCGGGCGCTCGCCGCCGATCCGCCGGTGCTGCTGATGGACGAGCCGTTCGGCGCGGTCGACCCGATCACCCGCGGCCGGCTGCAGGACGAGCTGCTGCACCTGCAGGAGGAACTGCACAAGACGATCGTGTTCGTCACGCACGACTTCGACGAGGCGGTGAAGCTCGGCGACCGGATCGCGGTGCTCGCCGAGGGTTCGAAGATCGTGCAGTACGCCGAGCCGGCGGAGATCCTGGCCCGGCCGGCGAACGACTTCGTCCGCGGCTTCATCGGTACCGGCGGGGCGATGAAGCTGCTGCACGTCACCCGCATCGCCGACGTCGAGCTGGGCGCCGGGGTCACCGCGCAGGCGGGTGACGACGCCGCGACCGTCCACACCCGACTGTCCGAAGCGGACGAACCGTGGGCGGTCGTGCTCGACGCGAACTCGCGGCCGGTGCAGTGGGCCACGGTCGAGGACCTGGCCGGCAAGCAGGGCCCGGTGTCCGACTACGGCACCCCCATCACCACCACCATCTCCGGCCGCGCCGATCTGCAGGCCGGGCTGGAGGCGCTGCTCGGTTCCGACACCGACTTCGTCCCGGTCACCCGGCGCCGCCGCTACATCGGGCTGGTGTCGCTGAACACCGTGCAGGGCGCCATCCAGCAACTGCGCGAGCAGGCCAAGGAGCACGCCACCGTCTCGGCGGGGGAGGGCGGCGCATGA
- a CDS encoding ABC transporter permease, with protein MSFWEYVRNRQELLWFETYQHASMVLQCLLLATAIGLIIAIVTYRSKTASAMATGIASVLFTIPSFALFGLLIPVFGLGVTPSVIALVLYSLLPIVRNAVVGMSNVDPSLVDAARGMGMSRLRVLFKVEMPLAWPVILTGIRVSAQLVMGVAAIAAYVSGPGLGDQIFSGLARLGGANAVNSALAGTVGIIILALIFDGFFVLIGRFTTSRGIRG; from the coding sequence TTGAGCTTCTGGGAGTACGTGCGCAACCGCCAAGAGCTGTTGTGGTTCGAGACCTACCAACACGCCAGCATGGTGCTGCAGTGCCTGCTACTCGCGACGGCGATCGGCCTGATCATCGCGATCGTCACGTACCGCAGCAAGACCGCGTCCGCGATGGCGACCGGCATCGCCTCGGTGCTGTTCACGATCCCGTCGTTCGCGCTGTTCGGTCTGCTCATCCCGGTGTTCGGGCTGGGCGTCACGCCGTCGGTGATCGCGCTGGTGCTCTACTCGCTGCTGCCGATCGTCCGCAACGCGGTGGTCGGAATGTCCAATGTGGACCCGTCACTGGTGGATGCCGCGCGGGGCATGGGGATGAGCCGGTTGCGAGTGCTGTTCAAGGTCGAAATGCCGCTCGCCTGGCCGGTGATCCTGACCGGCATCCGGGTCTCCGCCCAGCTGGTCATGGGCGTCGCCGCGATCGCGGCGTACGTGTCCGGGCCCGGACTGGGTGACCAGATCTTCTCCGGCCTGGCCCGCCTCGGTGGCGCCAACGCGGTCAACTCGGCGCTCGCCGGCACCGTCGGGATCATCATCCTGGCGCTCATCTTCGACGGCTTCTTCGTCCTCATCGGACGGTTCACCACATCGAGGGGCATCCGTGGCTGA
- a CDS encoding ABC transporter permease, translating to MTLAPDARTGPGELAPDAAVKPKPRRKWYLVGTPALIVVVLLADWLYVRASHPDANARTTLQFSYLATKLLEHLKLTLVSGVFVLLIAIPLGILLSRRGARFAMPIVLALANIGQGAPAIGIIVLLAVLWQTGFTVAVVALVIYAVLPSLRNTMVGLNQIDPALKEAGRGIGMSSAAVLFKVELPLAVPVILAGVRTTLVLLIGVAALSSLIGAGGLGEMISTGVQLQRYNVLVTGSVLVACLALFVDWLASLAERYLRPRGI from the coding sequence ATGACCCTGGCACCCGACGCCCGCACCGGCCCGGGCGAACTGGCGCCGGACGCCGCGGTCAAGCCCAAGCCGCGCCGCAAGTGGTACCTGGTGGGCACGCCCGCGCTGATCGTGGTCGTACTGCTGGCCGACTGGCTGTACGTGCGGGCGAGCCACCCGGACGCGAACGCCCGCACCACGCTGCAGTTCTCGTACCTCGCGACCAAGCTGCTGGAGCACCTGAAGCTCACCCTGGTCTCCGGCGTGTTCGTGCTGCTGATCGCGATCCCGCTGGGGATCCTGCTGTCCCGCCGGGGCGCCCGGTTCGCGATGCCGATCGTGCTGGCGCTGGCCAACATCGGCCAGGGTGCTCCGGCCATCGGCATCATCGTGCTGCTCGCCGTGTTGTGGCAGACCGGGTTCACCGTCGCCGTGGTCGCGTTGGTGATCTACGCGGTCCTGCCCTCGCTGCGCAACACGATGGTGGGACTCAACCAGATCGACCCGGCGCTCAAGGAGGCCGGCCGCGGCATCGGGATGTCCTCGGCGGCGGTGCTGTTCAAGGTGGAGCTGCCGCTCGCGGTACCGGTGATCCTGGCCGGCGTGCGCACCACGCTGGTGCTGCTGATCGGGGTGGCGGCGCTGTCGTCGCTGATCGGGGCCGGCGGGCTCGGCGAGATGATCAGCACCGGCGTGCAGCTGCAGCGCTACAACGTGCTCGTCACCGGCAGCGTGCTCGTCGCCTGCCTGGCCCTGTTCGTGGACTGGCTGGCCAGCCTGGCCGAACGCTACCTGCGCCCGCGCGGGATCTAG
- a CDS encoding dioxygenase family protein — translation MSERMPVLYLGHGAPPLADDPTWTGQLAGWSAGLPRPTAILMVSAHWEQAPLTLGATSTVPLTYDFWGFPERYYQVRYPAPGAPELAAKVRRLVGTAYPTRDEPDRGLDHGAYVPLVEMYPDADVPVLQISMPTLDPRKLFEVGRLLAPLRDEGVLIVGSGFLTHNLSCVDFGAGVDAAPASFMTEFDDWAARTLADGDVDGLLDFAHQAPAPRLAHPRSEHFAPLFVSLGAAEDTIAEHRTPVAGFWYGLSKRSVQFD, via the coding sequence ATGAGCGAACGCATGCCCGTGCTGTACCTGGGTCACGGCGCCCCGCCGCTGGCCGACGACCCGACCTGGACCGGCCAGCTCGCCGGCTGGTCCGCTGGGCTGCCCCGGCCGACCGCGATCCTGATGGTCTCGGCGCACTGGGAGCAGGCGCCGCTGACGCTCGGCGCCACCAGTACGGTGCCGCTGACCTACGACTTCTGGGGCTTCCCGGAGCGCTACTACCAGGTGCGCTACCCCGCACCCGGCGCGCCGGAACTGGCCGCGAAGGTACGCCGGCTGGTCGGCACGGCCTACCCGACCCGGGACGAACCCGACCGCGGCCTGGACCACGGCGCGTACGTGCCGCTGGTCGAGATGTACCCGGACGCCGACGTACCGGTCCTGCAGATCTCGATGCCGACGCTGGACCCGCGGAAGCTGTTCGAGGTCGGCCGGCTGCTCGCGCCGTTGCGCGACGAGGGCGTGCTGATCGTCGGCTCGGGCTTCCTGACCCACAACCTGTCCTGCGTGGACTTCGGCGCCGGGGTGGACGCAGCACCCGCCTCGTTCATGACCGAGTTCGACGACTGGGCGGCCCGCACCCTGGCCGACGGCGACGTGGACGGGCTGCTGGACTTCGCGCACCAGGCACCGGCGCCCCGCCTGGCGCATCCGCGCAGCGAACACTTCGCCCCGCTGTTCGTCTCGCTCGGCGCCGCCGAGGACACGATCGCCGAGCACCGCACCCCGGTCGCCGGCTTCTGGTACGGCCTGTCGAAGCGCTCCGTGCAGTTCGACTGA
- a CDS encoding glycine betaine ABC transporter substrate-binding protein — protein MSKLLRLGLVAAGLAACGLLATGCGLHPASQFAPDVTGKKIKAGSLDGATLSVTSKNFTEQILLGKITVLALKAAGADVIDKTNVQGSINSRKAIERGEADMGWEYTGTAWITYMGESKPIPDPRKQYQAVKDRDLARNHIEWLSYATFNNTYAMAVTGPNAKKYGLKSLSDMKKVPPAKRSFCLETEFYSRVDGFSGMLKSYGIPKPPASQVHKLDTGVVYDATAKGTCLFGEVFDTDGRIPALHLTTLADDRHFFPIYNPALTIRESVIKKYPQIATIEKQIASRLSTQVMRTLNAKVDVEGQEPVLVARDWLRSEGLVE, from the coding sequence GTGTCGAAGTTGCTCAGGCTCGGGCTGGTCGCGGCAGGGCTCGCCGCCTGTGGGCTGCTCGCCACCGGCTGCGGGCTGCACCCCGCGTCGCAGTTCGCGCCGGACGTGACGGGCAAGAAGATCAAGGCGGGCAGCCTGGACGGCGCCACCCTGTCGGTGACCTCGAAGAACTTCACCGAGCAGATCCTGCTCGGCAAGATCACCGTGTTGGCACTCAAGGCCGCCGGTGCCGATGTGATCGACAAGACCAACGTGCAGGGTTCGATCAACTCGCGCAAGGCGATCGAACGCGGCGAGGCCGACATGGGCTGGGAGTACACCGGTACCGCCTGGATCACCTACATGGGCGAGTCGAAGCCGATCCCGGACCCGCGCAAGCAGTACCAGGCGGTCAAGGACCGGGACCTGGCCCGCAACCACATCGAGTGGTTGTCCTACGCCACCTTCAACAACACCTACGCGATGGCGGTGACCGGGCCGAACGCGAAGAAGTACGGCCTGAAGTCGTTGTCGGACATGAAGAAGGTGCCGCCGGCGAAGCGGTCGTTCTGCCTGGAGACCGAGTTCTACTCGCGGGTGGACGGGTTCTCCGGGATGCTCAAGTCGTACGGCATCCCCAAGCCACCGGCCAGCCAGGTGCACAAGCTGGACACCGGCGTGGTGTACGACGCGACCGCCAAGGGCACCTGCCTGTTCGGCGAGGTGTTCGACACCGACGGCCGGATCCCGGCGCTGCACCTCACCACGCTCGCCGACGATCGGCACTTCTTCCCGATCTACAACCCGGCACTGACCATCCGCGAGTCGGTGATCAAGAAGTACCCGCAGATCGCCACGATCGAGAAGCAGATCGCGTCCCGGCTGTCCACCCAGGTGATGCGAACGCTCAACGCCAAGGTCGACGTCGAGGGGCAGGAGCCCGTCCTGGTCGCCCGCGACTGGCTGCGCTCCGAGGGCCTGGTCGAGTGA